In Paenibacillus sp. G2S3, a single window of DNA contains:
- a CDS encoding AI-2E family transporter, whose product MEQWSQRKWFRWMIGVLLSLIILYFVWLLRPMLQGIFVFLKAILAPFLAAMIISYVLNPVVSMLAGRKMPRSVAVLLIYAVFLTAIAVIAINLIPMFIEQLEELNEHLPEMTLQAQGLMRHMNSRLIPPGVEMGMNNWFFQLESRLAEGISNFLDNIGTTINVLFNAFIVPFLVFYILKDFDVFERTVVSCLPRARRKSIVTLLKDIDDALGNYIRGQFLVCIIIGVLAYIGYAIIGMPYALLFASVVAVFNIVPYMGPFLGAAPAIVMASTVSFRLVLLVAVVNTVCQIVESNIISPQVVGKKLHLHPLLIIFALLVGGELAGMIGLILAVPFFAAAKVVIQHFMTYLIKRKPV is encoded by the coding sequence ATGGAGCAATGGTCCCAAAGAAAGTGGTTCCGCTGGATGATCGGAGTGCTGCTCTCTCTGATCATTTTATATTTTGTTTGGTTGCTTCGTCCGATGCTGCAGGGGATATTTGTATTTTTGAAGGCAATCCTCGCTCCATTTCTGGCAGCTATGATTATTTCCTACGTGCTGAATCCCGTCGTTAGTATGCTGGCCGGGCGGAAGATGCCGCGTAGTGTAGCTGTTCTACTTATATATGCAGTGTTTTTAACGGCCATTGCAGTGATCGCAATTAACCTTATCCCGATGTTTATCGAGCAGCTTGAAGAGCTGAATGAACATTTGCCAGAGATGACGCTGCAAGCCCAAGGGCTGATGCGACATATGAATTCTAGACTGATACCGCCAGGGGTCGAGATGGGGATGAACAATTGGTTTTTTCAATTGGAAAGTCGCCTCGCAGAAGGGATTTCTAACTTTCTCGATAATATAGGGACAACGATTAACGTGCTGTTCAATGCTTTTATCGTGCCGTTTCTAGTGTTCTATATTCTGAAGGATTTTGACGTGTTTGAACGGACGGTGGTCTCTTGTCTGCCCCGCGCACGGCGTAAGTCTATTGTGACTTTGTTAAAAGATATCGATGATGCACTCGGCAACTACATTCGTGGACAGTTTCTCGTCTGCATTATTATAGGTGTGCTTGCTTATATCGGTTATGCCATCATCGGAATGCCGTATGCTTTACTGTTTGCCAGTGTGGTGGCAGTGTTCAATATTGTTCCGTATATGGGTCCCTTTTTGGGGGCTGCACCAGCCATTGTGATGGCTTCGACCGTTTCTTTTCGTTTAGTGCTGCTGGTTGCAGTGGTTAACACAGTGTGCCAAATCGTGGAAAGTAACATTATTTCACCTCAGGTGGTGGGAAAGAAGCTGCATTTGCATCCGTTGCTCATTATTTTTGCGCTTCTGGTTGGCGGCGAATTGGCGGGAATGATCGGACTTATTCTTGCTGTACCGTTCTTTGCGGCTGCAAAAGTCGTTATTCAACACTTTATGACGTATTTAATCAAACGAAAGCCCGTATAA
- a CDS encoding PRC-barrel domain-containing protein, protein MRLQDLIGLAVFEVEEGNEIGKIVDILLDSNWNITGIELESKSFFGGHVKFVAWKDIVAYGEDAVMIRSKESIDKTDADHIPCTFLLGKNKLKDLKVLTTTGTILGRISDVYFDQKLGNTIGALEISDGLVTDLIEGRKWLPCSDEMSIGENALMVPAMSEERLQKAINIVNG, encoded by the coding sequence ATGAGACTACAAGATCTGATCGGCTTGGCTGTATTTGAAGTTGAAGAGGGGAATGAAATCGGCAAGATTGTCGATATCCTACTCGATTCAAACTGGAATATTACGGGTATTGAACTGGAAAGCAAATCTTTTTTTGGTGGCCATGTGAAATTTGTGGCATGGAAAGATATTGTGGCCTACGGCGAGGATGCTGTCATGATTCGTAGTAAAGAGTCGATTGATAAGACAGATGCCGATCATATACCTTGTACTTTTCTATTAGGAAAGAACAAACTTAAGGATTTGAAAGTACTAACTACAACGGGAACTATACTTGGACGAATATCGGATGTTTATTTTGACCAAAAGTTGGGAAACACAATAGGAGCGCTGGAAATCAGTGACGGGCTTGTGACTGATTTGATCGAAGGCCGAAAATGGCTGCCTTGTTCTGATGAGATGTCCATTGGTGAGAATGCTTTAATGGTTCCTGCGATGAGCGAAGAACGGCTACAAAAAGCCATTAATATTGTTAACGGATAG
- a CDS encoding cysteine desulfurase family protein, with product MKSIYLDHAASTPVHPEVAKVMLNIMTEQYGNASSVHQFGRSAKRILNGARDSIAAFLGCSSEEWVFTGGGTESDNLALYGAAAAVSHKGKHIITTQIEHHAVLHTCEELEKEGFKVTYLPVDSKGRVSVTDVEAALQEDTVLISVMYANNEVGTVQPIQEIGQLARERGILFHVDAVQALGALPITLRELPVDYMSFTAHKINGPQGIGGLYVRSGAPLHPRLHGGLQERGRRAGTENLAGAAGFAKAVEIAVKGLLERQQNMKLLRNRLLEELDTLIGRESYSLNGNPEHFLSSILNLSFPGAGTDVMLMNLDMEGIAAASGSACTSGSLEISHVLKAMGLPQNILESAIRFSIGLGNTTEEIEYVARKVETILNRLRK from the coding sequence ATGAAATCCATCTATTTGGACCACGCCGCATCAACCCCGGTTCATCCCGAGGTGGCTAAGGTCATGCTGAATATAATGACAGAACAATACGGAAATGCATCGAGTGTACATCAGTTCGGGCGTTCAGCTAAAAGAATATTGAATGGGGCGCGCGATTCCATCGCCGCCTTTTTGGGCTGTTCATCTGAAGAGTGGGTGTTCACTGGAGGCGGCACAGAAAGTGACAATTTAGCGCTCTATGGAGCAGCAGCTGCAGTTTCCCATAAAGGAAAACATATTATTACCACCCAGATCGAGCATCATGCAGTGTTACATACCTGCGAAGAGCTAGAGAAGGAAGGTTTCAAAGTAACCTATCTTCCTGTGGATTCGAAGGGCAGGGTATCCGTCACAGACGTAGAGGCTGCGTTGCAGGAAGACACGGTGCTTATCAGCGTAATGTATGCCAACAATGAGGTAGGCACTGTTCAGCCCATTCAGGAGATTGGTCAGCTCGCAAGAGAACGGGGAATTCTGTTCCATGTAGATGCTGTACAAGCTCTTGGTGCCCTTCCAATTACATTACGGGAGCTTCCAGTAGATTACATGAGCTTTACCGCTCATAAAATCAATGGGCCTCAAGGGATCGGGGGGCTATACGTCCGAAGCGGAGCGCCGCTGCATCCAAGACTTCATGGCGGCCTTCAGGAGCGTGGCAGACGTGCCGGAACAGAGAATCTGGCCGGAGCTGCTGGATTTGCCAAAGCCGTTGAGATAGCCGTTAAGGGTCTTTTAGAACGTCAACAGAATATGAAGCTCCTGCGCAATAGACTACTCGAGGAGCTGGATACTCTGATTGGACGAGAGAGTTATTCGCTTAACGGTAATCCCGAGCATTTTTTATCTAGTATTCTGAATTTGAGCTTCCCAGGGGCTGGGACAGATGTTATGCTGATGAACCTGGATATGGAGGGGATTGCGGCAGCGAGTGGTTCGGCTTGCACGTCAGGATCACTGGAAATATCTCATGTTCTGAAAGCAATGGGACTTCCCCAAAATATTTTAGAGTCCGCGATTCGATTTAGTATCGGTTTGGGTAATACTACTGAAGAAATCGAGTACGTTGCTCGAAAAGTTGAAACCATTTTGAATCGCCTACGTAAATGA
- a CDS encoding DUF523 domain-containing protein encodes MILVSSCLAGMKVRYNGTDCLDEKIQKLLNENQAIAVCPELLGGFSTPREPAEIIGGNGEDVLAGTAKVVDRSGTDVTDMYLKGAYITLAKAQEVSATMVVLKENSPSCGSGMIYNGEFKGKKIAGNGVTTALLRKNGIEVTSEENWLL; translated from the coding sequence GTGATTCTGGTAAGCTCTTGTCTAGCTGGCATGAAAGTGAGATATAATGGTACGGATTGTTTGGATGAGAAAATTCAGAAGCTTTTGAATGAGAATCAAGCGATTGCTGTGTGTCCAGAATTACTGGGAGGATTTTCTACGCCTAGAGAGCCAGCCGAAATCATTGGTGGGAATGGCGAGGATGTGCTGGCAGGGACGGCTAAAGTGGTGGATCGTTCAGGTACAGATGTTACAGATATGTATTTAAAGGGTGCTTATATCACGCTTGCAAAAGCTCAAGAGGTCTCAGCTACGATGGTAGTGCTTAAAGAAAACAGTCCTTCTTGCGGCAGCGGCATGATTTATAATGGGGAATTTAAAGGAAAGAAAATAGCGGGAAATGGCGTTACTACAGCTTTACTTAGAAAAAATGGCATTGAGGTAACCTCTGAAGAGAACTGGCTATTATAA
- a CDS encoding SOS response-associated peptidase: protein MCGRYTITVTMEELMVRYFANDSTIVHYAPKYNAAPMQQIPAVINTGSSNKLGELRWGLVPSWAKDDKIGSKMINARAESLLEKPSFKRLVSSRRCIIPSDGFYEWKMQGSSKQPMRIVMRDGGIFSMAGLYDIWMDPEGNKLSTCTIITTTPNELMAEIHNRMPVILKPEDEAEWLSRGNQDTTSLIKLLKPYDQQQMRAYPVSTAVGNVRNDTKELIKEI, encoded by the coding sequence ATGTGCGGACGTTATACAATAACCGTCACCATGGAAGAGCTGATGGTCAGATATTTTGCGAATGATTCAACCATTGTCCACTATGCCCCAAAATATAACGCTGCGCCCATGCAGCAAATTCCGGCAGTCATTAATACAGGCTCCAGCAATAAGCTTGGTGAACTGCGTTGGGGTCTGGTCCCATCATGGGCCAAGGATGACAAAATCGGCAGTAAAATGATCAATGCCCGGGCAGAATCGCTGCTGGAGAAGCCTTCGTTCAAACGATTAGTAAGCTCACGCCGATGCATTATCCCTTCCGATGGATTCTATGAATGGAAGATGCAAGGCAGCAGCAAACAACCCATGCGGATCGTGATGCGCGATGGGGGGATTTTCTCCATGGCCGGATTATATGATATTTGGATGGACCCTGAGGGGAATAAATTAAGTACCTGCACGATTATAACGACTACTCCGAACGAGCTTATGGCTGAAATCCATAATCGCATGCCGGTTATTTTGAAGCCTGAGGATGAGGCAGAGTGGCTGAGCCGCGGCAATCAGGACACTACCTCTCTAATAAAGCTCCTGAAGCCGTATGATCAACAACAAATGAGAGCTTATCCAGTTTCCACGGCTGTGGGAAATGTTCGGAATGATACGAAGGAATTAATTAAAGAGATATAG
- a CDS encoding glycosyltransferase family 4 protein gives MKILFTFYNPSGGMQTLNRVRCQALHDRGVECHLLYTHPGKGQQNIRNIQTYITNNDDEIRELLSREAFDLIVVCTDIYLAERFRGFGYKGPLVFEVQGLGTLDEAEQVVNNFNERIHKLTDALLYPETTHLQTLFKGGFPSIPQYCFDNPIDCDQFGYTNYPAKSFPILGWVGRIQTNKNWREFLQIGQRLLAIHPELYLWIFQDDTLFEPEQKKSFEQFVAETGIASRLISHSNVPHEQMADYMSIIGDSGGLLCSTSILEGFGYAVAEAMLCRCPVLTTDSDGIRRLVINNHTGKIYTRGQLDEAVNAALSLMHDPALRDRIRMNGEWHIRNNLSSGLYADRFLQMSQQLLRRRSKIERRWS, from the coding sequence ATGAAGATTTTGTTCACCTTTTACAACCCGAGCGGAGGCATGCAAACCCTGAACCGAGTGCGCTGCCAAGCGCTACATGATCGCGGTGTTGAGTGCCACTTGTTGTACACGCACCCTGGAAAAGGGCAGCAAAATATCCGTAACATCCAAACGTATATTACAAATAATGATGACGAGATCAGGGAATTGCTCAGTCGGGAAGCCTTTGATTTGATTGTAGTGTGTACTGATATTTATTTAGCAGAGAGGTTCAGAGGGTTTGGTTACAAGGGGCCGCTTGTTTTTGAGGTGCAGGGATTAGGGACATTAGATGAAGCGGAGCAAGTCGTTAATAATTTTAATGAGCGGATTCACAAGCTAACCGATGCACTGCTCTATCCAGAAACCACCCATTTGCAGACCCTTTTTAAAGGTGGATTCCCCTCCATTCCTCAATATTGCTTTGACAATCCGATCGATTGCGATCAGTTTGGCTATACCAATTATCCCGCAAAAAGCTTTCCCATCCTAGGCTGGGTAGGACGAATTCAAACAAATAAGAACTGGAGAGAATTTCTACAAATCGGACAAAGGCTGCTGGCGATCCATCCCGAGCTTTATTTATGGATTTTTCAGGATGATACGTTATTTGAGCCGGAGCAAAAAAAGAGCTTCGAACAATTTGTAGCCGAGACTGGGATTGCTTCACGTTTGATTTCGCATTCTAATGTTCCTCATGAGCAGATGGCAGATTATATGAGCATTATTGGTGATTCGGGAGGTCTGCTCTGCTCCACCTCTATTCTTGAAGGATTTGGGTACGCGGTAGCTGAGGCGATGTTGTGTCGTTGTCCTGTACTTACTACGGATTCAGATGGCATTCGGAGATTAGTCATTAATAATCATACTGGAAAAATATACACGAGAGGGCAGCTGGATGAAGCTGTGAATGCTGCTTTATCATTAATGCATGATCCAGCACTGCGGGACAGAATTAGGATGAATGGCGAATGGCATATCCGAAACAATCTTTCCTCCGGGCTGTATGCGGACAGATTTCTACAGATGTCTCAGCAATTGCTGAGACGTCGGTCTAAGATTGAGCGTCGATGGTCTTAA